From the Corythoichthys intestinalis isolate RoL2023-P3 chromosome 15, ASM3026506v1, whole genome shotgun sequence genome, one window contains:
- the srrm1 gene encoding serine/arginine repetitive matrix protein 1 isoform X1 — protein sequence MDAGFFRGTSAEQDNRFSNKHKKLLKQLKFAECLDKKVDMTKVNLEVIKPWITQRVTEILGFEDDVVIEFIFNQLDDKHPDSKMMQINLTGFLNGKNAREFMRDLWPLLLSAQENIAGIPTAFLEQKKEEIKQRQIEQEKLASLKKIEEEKKDSRERAQSKSPRRRKTRSPSPRRRSPVRRERKRSPSRSPRRKATLPGGSSPPQPLMQLSTKPVEQPVEPDTSGRAMPEAVIQEASSTSETVVEIVKADSVTEDKELPQEKNKNEERPKSREREKDSRKERPPRRSRSHSRHRKRRSRSRSYSPRRRQSPRRRMSPRRRSPPRRPPPSSRNRHRRSPVRRRRSRSASSSGSSSSRSRSPKKVMKRLSNTPPRKQPHFSEASISPPRKDRRSPSPRVRRNRASVSPPRSSEEDKNEKGATADSVQQRRQYRRQNQESSSDSGSSSSDEDVSKRPKGGPGARNGDVKRRRSHTPSPRRRPRDISPRKRRSPSPGARRRRSPSPLRRRRSPSPRRRSPSPPPRRRSPSNRRYSPPIQRRYSPVPPQKRKFSNSPPRRASPVHKRRPSRSPKRRSSPIQRRRTPPSSASPPRHRRSPMSSSVRQSRDARSPPVAANRRSQSPANRSRSAVRQFESANQRRHSPHSEKPIRRVSRTPELENKRLSPSPQPFRRVSSRSRSFSPQPAAAKHAAPTSASPSPSRSNSASPPPAKKASSGSGSHSPSKNSDVDGSAKKKKKKKEKKHKKDKKHKKHKKHKKERSSNAASGETQQNQGGDEDGESRKESESEVEDTLDDLEKHLREKALRSMRKAQVSPSQMS from the exons GGCACGAGCGCAGAGCAAGACAACCGGTTTAGCAACAAGCACAAGAAACTGTTAAAGCAGCTGAAATTTGCAGAATGTCTTGACAAGAAG GTGGACATGACCAAAGTGAACCTGGAAGTCATAAAGCCATGGATTACTCAGCGGGTCACAGAGATTTTGGGGTTCGAGGATGATGTCGTCATAGAATTCATATTTAACCAGCTCGATGATAAg CACCCGGATAGCAAGATGATGCAGATTAACTTGACGGGTTTCCTGAATGGGAAAAATGCCAGAGAGTTCATGAGAGACCTCTGGCCCCTGTTGCTGAGTGCCCAGGAGAACATTGCTGGCATCCCAACTGCATTTTTGGAGCAGAAGAAAGAAGAAATCAAGCAGAGACAG ATTGAACAGGAGAAACTTGCTTCTCTGAAGAAGATTGAAGAGGAGAAAAAGGATTCAAGAGAGAGGGCTCAGTCAAAGAGCCCAAGAAG ACGTAAGACGAGGTCCCCATCGCCGCGACGCAGGTCTCCAGTAAGACGGGAGAGGAAACGTAGCCCCTCACGCTCTCCAAGGCGTAAAGCTACTTTACCTGGTGGGAGTTCACCTCCTCAACCTTTGATGCAACTGTCCACAAAACCTGTGGAGCAGCCAGTGGAGCCTGACACATCAGGAAGAGCCATGCCAGAAGCAGTCATCCAAGAAGCATCTTCAACCAG TGAAACTGTTGTGGAGATTGTGAAAGCAGACTCTGTGACTGAAGACAAGGAACTGCCACAGGAGAAGAATAAGAACGAGGAAAGGCCTAAGTCCAGGGAAAGGGAGAAGGACAGTAGGAAAGAAAGACCTCCGCGTCGCTCCCGTTCTCATTCCCGACACCGCAAACGTCGCTCCCGTTCAAG aTCTTATTCTCCACGTAGAAGGCAAAGTCCCAGAAGGAGAATGTCTCCACGTCGTAGGAGTCCACCCAGACGTCCACCCCCCAGTTCCAGAAACAGACACAGGCGTTCTCCTGTCCGTAG GAGGCGCTCTCGCTCTGCTTCATCGTCTGGCAGCAGCTCCTCTCGCTCTCGCTCACCTAAAAAAGTAATGAAAAGACTATCCAACACGCCACCACGAAAACAGCCTCATTTTTCTGAGGCCTCTATTAGCCCTCCGAGGAAAGATAGGCGTTCACCATCTCCACGGGTCAGAAGGAACAGAGCCTCAGTATCTCCTCCCAGATCGTCTG AAGAGGATAAAAACGAGAAAGGGGCAACTGCAGATTCGGTGCAGCAGAGACGACAATATCGTAGACAAAATCAGGAATCATCTTCAG ATTCAGGATCCTCCTCCTCAGATGAGGATGTGTCTAAAAGACCAAAGGGAGGACCAGGGGCCAGGAATGGTGATGTTAAAAGGAGGCGTAGCCACACACCTTCACCTAGAAGGCGACCGAGAGACATCTCTCCTAG GAAAAGACGTTCACCATCTCCTGGTGCACGCAGACGCCGTTCTCCTAGTCCTCTAAGGCGTCGCAGGTCCCCTTCACCACGACGAAG GTCTCCTTCCCCACCTCCCCGCAGACGGTCTCCATCCAACAGACGATATTCACCACCTATCCAGCGTCGCTACAGCCCCGTACCTCCTCAGAAGAGGAAATTCTCTAACTCTCCTCCTAGACGTGCTTCGCCAGTTCACAAACGCCGTCCTTCTAGATCTCCAAAACGCAGAAGTTCTCCCATTCAGCGGCGACGAACACCGCCCTCGTCTGCATCCCCACCCAGACACAGAAGAAGTCCCATGTCCTCTTCTGTTCGGCAAAGTCGAGATGCACGATCCCCTCCTGTAGCAGCAAATCGTCGCTCCCAGTCCCCTGCAAACCGCAGTCGCAGTGCTGTGAGGCAGTTCGAATCTGCCAACCAACGGAGACATTCTCCACACAGTGAAAAACCTATCCGAAGAGTCTCCCGCACCCCAGAGCTGGAAAACAAGAG ACTTTCTCCGAGCCCCCAGCCTTTTAGAAGAGTTTCCTCCAGATCTCGATCCTTTTCTCCACAACCAGCTGCTGCGAAGCACGCTGCTCCCACATCTGCCTCCCCCTCACCATCTCGATCAAACAGTGCATCTCCCCCACCGGCCAAGAAGGCAAGCAGTGGCTCTGGCAGCCATTCACCTAGCAAG AATTCAGATGTTGATGGCAGtgccaagaagaagaagaaaaagaaggaaaagaaacacaagaaggaCAAGAAACATAAGAAGCACAAGAAGCATAAGAAAGAGAGGAGCAGCAACGCAGCGAGTGGAGAGACCCAGCAGAACCAGGGTGGGGATGAAGATGGTGAATCAAGAAAG GAATCAGAGAGTGAAGTGGAGGATACGTTGGATGACCTTGAGAAACACCTTAGAGAGAAGGCTTTACGCTCCATGAGGAAGGCCCAGGTTTCACCCTCACAAATGTCCTAA
- the srrm1 gene encoding serine/arginine repetitive matrix protein 1 isoform X2 — protein MDAGFFRGTSAEQDNRFSNKHKKLLKQLKFAECLDKKVDMTKVNLEVIKPWITQRVTEILGFEDDVVIEFIFNQLDDKHPDSKMMQINLTGFLNGKNAREFMRDLWPLLLSAQENIAGIPTAFLEQKKEEIKQRQIEQEKLASLKKIEEEKKDSRERAQSKSPRRRKTRSPSPRRRSPVRRERKRSPSRSPRRKATLPGGSSPPQPLMQLSTKPVEQPVEPDTSGRAMPEAVIQEASSTSETVVEIVKADSVTEDKELPQEKNKNEERPKSREREKDSRKERPPRRSRSHSRHRKRRSRSRSYSPRRRQSPRRRMSPRRRSPPRRPPPSSRNRHRRSPVRRRRSRSASSSGSSSSRSRSPKKVMKRLSNTPPRKQPHFSEASISPPRKDRRSPSPRVRRNRASVSPPRSSEEDKNEKGATADSVQQRRQYRRQNQESSSDSGSSSSDEDVSKRPKGGPGARNGDVKRRRSHTPSPRRRPRDISPRKRRSPSPGARRRRSPSPLRRRRSPSPRRRSPSPPPRRRSPSNRRYSPPIQRRYSPVPPQKRKFSNSPPRRASPVHKRRPSRSPKRRSSPIQRRRTPPSSASPPRHRRSPMSSSVRQSRDARSPPVAANRRSQSPANRSRSAVRQFESANQRRHSPHSEKPIRRVSRTPELENKRLSPSPQPFRRVSSRSRSFSPQPAAAKHAAPTSASPSPSRSNSASPPPAKKASSGSGSHSPSKNSDVDGSAKKKKKKKEKKHKKDKKHKKHKKHKKERSSNAASGETQQNQGGDEDGIRE, from the exons GGCACGAGCGCAGAGCAAGACAACCGGTTTAGCAACAAGCACAAGAAACTGTTAAAGCAGCTGAAATTTGCAGAATGTCTTGACAAGAAG GTGGACATGACCAAAGTGAACCTGGAAGTCATAAAGCCATGGATTACTCAGCGGGTCACAGAGATTTTGGGGTTCGAGGATGATGTCGTCATAGAATTCATATTTAACCAGCTCGATGATAAg CACCCGGATAGCAAGATGATGCAGATTAACTTGACGGGTTTCCTGAATGGGAAAAATGCCAGAGAGTTCATGAGAGACCTCTGGCCCCTGTTGCTGAGTGCCCAGGAGAACATTGCTGGCATCCCAACTGCATTTTTGGAGCAGAAGAAAGAAGAAATCAAGCAGAGACAG ATTGAACAGGAGAAACTTGCTTCTCTGAAGAAGATTGAAGAGGAGAAAAAGGATTCAAGAGAGAGGGCTCAGTCAAAGAGCCCAAGAAG ACGTAAGACGAGGTCCCCATCGCCGCGACGCAGGTCTCCAGTAAGACGGGAGAGGAAACGTAGCCCCTCACGCTCTCCAAGGCGTAAAGCTACTTTACCTGGTGGGAGTTCACCTCCTCAACCTTTGATGCAACTGTCCACAAAACCTGTGGAGCAGCCAGTGGAGCCTGACACATCAGGAAGAGCCATGCCAGAAGCAGTCATCCAAGAAGCATCTTCAACCAG TGAAACTGTTGTGGAGATTGTGAAAGCAGACTCTGTGACTGAAGACAAGGAACTGCCACAGGAGAAGAATAAGAACGAGGAAAGGCCTAAGTCCAGGGAAAGGGAGAAGGACAGTAGGAAAGAAAGACCTCCGCGTCGCTCCCGTTCTCATTCCCGACACCGCAAACGTCGCTCCCGTTCAAG aTCTTATTCTCCACGTAGAAGGCAAAGTCCCAGAAGGAGAATGTCTCCACGTCGTAGGAGTCCACCCAGACGTCCACCCCCCAGTTCCAGAAACAGACACAGGCGTTCTCCTGTCCGTAG GAGGCGCTCTCGCTCTGCTTCATCGTCTGGCAGCAGCTCCTCTCGCTCTCGCTCACCTAAAAAAGTAATGAAAAGACTATCCAACACGCCACCACGAAAACAGCCTCATTTTTCTGAGGCCTCTATTAGCCCTCCGAGGAAAGATAGGCGTTCACCATCTCCACGGGTCAGAAGGAACAGAGCCTCAGTATCTCCTCCCAGATCGTCTG AAGAGGATAAAAACGAGAAAGGGGCAACTGCAGATTCGGTGCAGCAGAGACGACAATATCGTAGACAAAATCAGGAATCATCTTCAG ATTCAGGATCCTCCTCCTCAGATGAGGATGTGTCTAAAAGACCAAAGGGAGGACCAGGGGCCAGGAATGGTGATGTTAAAAGGAGGCGTAGCCACACACCTTCACCTAGAAGGCGACCGAGAGACATCTCTCCTAG GAAAAGACGTTCACCATCTCCTGGTGCACGCAGACGCCGTTCTCCTAGTCCTCTAAGGCGTCGCAGGTCCCCTTCACCACGACGAAG GTCTCCTTCCCCACCTCCCCGCAGACGGTCTCCATCCAACAGACGATATTCACCACCTATCCAGCGTCGCTACAGCCCCGTACCTCCTCAGAAGAGGAAATTCTCTAACTCTCCTCCTAGACGTGCTTCGCCAGTTCACAAACGCCGTCCTTCTAGATCTCCAAAACGCAGAAGTTCTCCCATTCAGCGGCGACGAACACCGCCCTCGTCTGCATCCCCACCCAGACACAGAAGAAGTCCCATGTCCTCTTCTGTTCGGCAAAGTCGAGATGCACGATCCCCTCCTGTAGCAGCAAATCGTCGCTCCCAGTCCCCTGCAAACCGCAGTCGCAGTGCTGTGAGGCAGTTCGAATCTGCCAACCAACGGAGACATTCTCCACACAGTGAAAAACCTATCCGAAGAGTCTCCCGCACCCCAGAGCTGGAAAACAAGAG ACTTTCTCCGAGCCCCCAGCCTTTTAGAAGAGTTTCCTCCAGATCTCGATCCTTTTCTCCACAACCAGCTGCTGCGAAGCACGCTGCTCCCACATCTGCCTCCCCCTCACCATCTCGATCAAACAGTGCATCTCCCCCACCGGCCAAGAAGGCAAGCAGTGGCTCTGGCAGCCATTCACCTAGCAAG AATTCAGATGTTGATGGCAGtgccaagaagaagaagaaaaagaaggaaaagaaacacaagaaggaCAAGAAACATAAGAAGCACAAGAAGCATAAGAAAGAGAGGAGCAGCAACGCAGCGAGTGGAGAGACCCAGCAGAACCAGGGTGGGGATGAAGATG GAATCAGAGAGTGA
- the srrm1 gene encoding serine/arginine repetitive matrix protein 1 isoform X3 — translation MDAGFFRGTSAEQDNRFSNKHKKLLKQLKFAECLDKKVDMTKVNLEVIKPWITQRVTEILGFEDDVVIEFIFNQLDDKHPDSKMMQINLTGFLNGKNAREFMRDLWPLLLSAQENIAGIPTAFLEQKKEEIKQRQIEQEKLASLKKIEEEKKDSRERAQSKSPRRRKTRSPSPRRRSPVRRERKRSPSRSPRRKATLPGGSSPPQPLMQLSTKPVEQPVEPDTSGRAMPEAVIQEASSTSETVVEIVKADSVTEDKELPQEKNKNEERPKSREREKDSRKERPPRRSRSHSRHRKRRSRSRSYSPRRRQSPRRRMSPRRRSPPRRPPPSSRNRHRRSPVRRRRSRSASSSGSSSSRSRSPKKVMKRLSNTPPRKQPHFSEASISPPRKDRRSPSPRVRRNRASVSPPRSSEEDKNEKGATADSVQQRRQYRRQNQESSSDSGSSSSDEDVSKRPKGGPGARNGDVKRRRSHTPSPRRRPRDISPRKRRSPSPGARRRRSPSPLRRRRSPSPRRRSPSPPPRRRSPSNRRYSPPIQRRYSPVPPQKRKFSNSPPRRASPVHKRRPSRSPKRRSSPIQRRRTPPSSASPPRHRRSPMSSSVRQSRDARSPPVAANRRSQSPANRSRSAVRQFESANQRRHSPHSEKPIRRVSRTPELENKRLSPSPQPFRRVSSRSRSFSPQPAAAKHAAPTSASPSPSRSNSASPPPAKKASSGSGSHSPSKNSDVDGSAKKKKKKKEKKHKKDKKHKKHKKHKKERSSNAASGETQQNQGIRE, via the exons GGCACGAGCGCAGAGCAAGACAACCGGTTTAGCAACAAGCACAAGAAACTGTTAAAGCAGCTGAAATTTGCAGAATGTCTTGACAAGAAG GTGGACATGACCAAAGTGAACCTGGAAGTCATAAAGCCATGGATTACTCAGCGGGTCACAGAGATTTTGGGGTTCGAGGATGATGTCGTCATAGAATTCATATTTAACCAGCTCGATGATAAg CACCCGGATAGCAAGATGATGCAGATTAACTTGACGGGTTTCCTGAATGGGAAAAATGCCAGAGAGTTCATGAGAGACCTCTGGCCCCTGTTGCTGAGTGCCCAGGAGAACATTGCTGGCATCCCAACTGCATTTTTGGAGCAGAAGAAAGAAGAAATCAAGCAGAGACAG ATTGAACAGGAGAAACTTGCTTCTCTGAAGAAGATTGAAGAGGAGAAAAAGGATTCAAGAGAGAGGGCTCAGTCAAAGAGCCCAAGAAG ACGTAAGACGAGGTCCCCATCGCCGCGACGCAGGTCTCCAGTAAGACGGGAGAGGAAACGTAGCCCCTCACGCTCTCCAAGGCGTAAAGCTACTTTACCTGGTGGGAGTTCACCTCCTCAACCTTTGATGCAACTGTCCACAAAACCTGTGGAGCAGCCAGTGGAGCCTGACACATCAGGAAGAGCCATGCCAGAAGCAGTCATCCAAGAAGCATCTTCAACCAG TGAAACTGTTGTGGAGATTGTGAAAGCAGACTCTGTGACTGAAGACAAGGAACTGCCACAGGAGAAGAATAAGAACGAGGAAAGGCCTAAGTCCAGGGAAAGGGAGAAGGACAGTAGGAAAGAAAGACCTCCGCGTCGCTCCCGTTCTCATTCCCGACACCGCAAACGTCGCTCCCGTTCAAG aTCTTATTCTCCACGTAGAAGGCAAAGTCCCAGAAGGAGAATGTCTCCACGTCGTAGGAGTCCACCCAGACGTCCACCCCCCAGTTCCAGAAACAGACACAGGCGTTCTCCTGTCCGTAG GAGGCGCTCTCGCTCTGCTTCATCGTCTGGCAGCAGCTCCTCTCGCTCTCGCTCACCTAAAAAAGTAATGAAAAGACTATCCAACACGCCACCACGAAAACAGCCTCATTTTTCTGAGGCCTCTATTAGCCCTCCGAGGAAAGATAGGCGTTCACCATCTCCACGGGTCAGAAGGAACAGAGCCTCAGTATCTCCTCCCAGATCGTCTG AAGAGGATAAAAACGAGAAAGGGGCAACTGCAGATTCGGTGCAGCAGAGACGACAATATCGTAGACAAAATCAGGAATCATCTTCAG ATTCAGGATCCTCCTCCTCAGATGAGGATGTGTCTAAAAGACCAAAGGGAGGACCAGGGGCCAGGAATGGTGATGTTAAAAGGAGGCGTAGCCACACACCTTCACCTAGAAGGCGACCGAGAGACATCTCTCCTAG GAAAAGACGTTCACCATCTCCTGGTGCACGCAGACGCCGTTCTCCTAGTCCTCTAAGGCGTCGCAGGTCCCCTTCACCACGACGAAG GTCTCCTTCCCCACCTCCCCGCAGACGGTCTCCATCCAACAGACGATATTCACCACCTATCCAGCGTCGCTACAGCCCCGTACCTCCTCAGAAGAGGAAATTCTCTAACTCTCCTCCTAGACGTGCTTCGCCAGTTCACAAACGCCGTCCTTCTAGATCTCCAAAACGCAGAAGTTCTCCCATTCAGCGGCGACGAACACCGCCCTCGTCTGCATCCCCACCCAGACACAGAAGAAGTCCCATGTCCTCTTCTGTTCGGCAAAGTCGAGATGCACGATCCCCTCCTGTAGCAGCAAATCGTCGCTCCCAGTCCCCTGCAAACCGCAGTCGCAGTGCTGTGAGGCAGTTCGAATCTGCCAACCAACGGAGACATTCTCCACACAGTGAAAAACCTATCCGAAGAGTCTCCCGCACCCCAGAGCTGGAAAACAAGAG ACTTTCTCCGAGCCCCCAGCCTTTTAGAAGAGTTTCCTCCAGATCTCGATCCTTTTCTCCACAACCAGCTGCTGCGAAGCACGCTGCTCCCACATCTGCCTCCCCCTCACCATCTCGATCAAACAGTGCATCTCCCCCACCGGCCAAGAAGGCAAGCAGTGGCTCTGGCAGCCATTCACCTAGCAAG AATTCAGATGTTGATGGCAGtgccaagaagaagaagaaaaagaaggaaaagaaacacaagaaggaCAAGAAACATAAGAAGCACAAGAAGCATAAGAAAGAGAGGAGCAGCAACGCAGCGAGTGGAGAGACCCAGCAGAACCAGG GAATCAGAGAGTGA
- the srrm1 gene encoding serine/arginine repetitive matrix protein 1 isoform X4: MMQINLTGFLNGKNAREFMRDLWPLLLSAQENIAGIPTAFLEQKKEEIKQRQIEQEKLASLKKIEEEKKDSRERAQSKSPRRRKTRSPSPRRRSPVRRERKRSPSRSPRRKATLPGGSSPPQPLMQLSTKPVEQPVEPDTSGRAMPEAVIQEASSTSETVVEIVKADSVTEDKELPQEKNKNEERPKSREREKDSRKERPPRRSRSHSRHRKRRSRSRSYSPRRRQSPRRRMSPRRRSPPRRPPPSSRNRHRRSPVRRRRSRSASSSGSSSSRSRSPKKVMKRLSNTPPRKQPHFSEASISPPRKDRRSPSPRVRRNRASVSPPRSSEEDKNEKGATADSVQQRRQYRRQNQESSSDSGSSSSDEDVSKRPKGGPGARNGDVKRRRSHTPSPRRRPRDISPRKRRSPSPGARRRRSPSPLRRRRSPSPRRRSPSPPPRRRSPSNRRYSPPIQRRYSPVPPQKRKFSNSPPRRASPVHKRRPSRSPKRRSSPIQRRRTPPSSASPPRHRRSPMSSSVRQSRDARSPPVAANRRSQSPANRSRSAVRQFESANQRRHSPHSEKPIRRVSRTPELENKRLSPSPQPFRRVSSRSRSFSPQPAAAKHAAPTSASPSPSRSNSASPPPAKKASSGSGSHSPSKNSDVDGSAKKKKKKKEKKHKKDKKHKKHKKHKKERSSNAASGETQQNQGGDEDGESRKESESEVEDTLDDLEKHLREKALRSMRKAQVSPSQMS, translated from the exons ATGATGCAGATTAACTTGACGGGTTTCCTGAATGGGAAAAATGCCAGAGAGTTCATGAGAGACCTCTGGCCCCTGTTGCTGAGTGCCCAGGAGAACATTGCTGGCATCCCAACTGCATTTTTGGAGCAGAAGAAAGAAGAAATCAAGCAGAGACAG ATTGAACAGGAGAAACTTGCTTCTCTGAAGAAGATTGAAGAGGAGAAAAAGGATTCAAGAGAGAGGGCTCAGTCAAAGAGCCCAAGAAG ACGTAAGACGAGGTCCCCATCGCCGCGACGCAGGTCTCCAGTAAGACGGGAGAGGAAACGTAGCCCCTCACGCTCTCCAAGGCGTAAAGCTACTTTACCTGGTGGGAGTTCACCTCCTCAACCTTTGATGCAACTGTCCACAAAACCTGTGGAGCAGCCAGTGGAGCCTGACACATCAGGAAGAGCCATGCCAGAAGCAGTCATCCAAGAAGCATCTTCAACCAG TGAAACTGTTGTGGAGATTGTGAAAGCAGACTCTGTGACTGAAGACAAGGAACTGCCACAGGAGAAGAATAAGAACGAGGAAAGGCCTAAGTCCAGGGAAAGGGAGAAGGACAGTAGGAAAGAAAGACCTCCGCGTCGCTCCCGTTCTCATTCCCGACACCGCAAACGTCGCTCCCGTTCAAG aTCTTATTCTCCACGTAGAAGGCAAAGTCCCAGAAGGAGAATGTCTCCACGTCGTAGGAGTCCACCCAGACGTCCACCCCCCAGTTCCAGAAACAGACACAGGCGTTCTCCTGTCCGTAG GAGGCGCTCTCGCTCTGCTTCATCGTCTGGCAGCAGCTCCTCTCGCTCTCGCTCACCTAAAAAAGTAATGAAAAGACTATCCAACACGCCACCACGAAAACAGCCTCATTTTTCTGAGGCCTCTATTAGCCCTCCGAGGAAAGATAGGCGTTCACCATCTCCACGGGTCAGAAGGAACAGAGCCTCAGTATCTCCTCCCAGATCGTCTG AAGAGGATAAAAACGAGAAAGGGGCAACTGCAGATTCGGTGCAGCAGAGACGACAATATCGTAGACAAAATCAGGAATCATCTTCAG ATTCAGGATCCTCCTCCTCAGATGAGGATGTGTCTAAAAGACCAAAGGGAGGACCAGGGGCCAGGAATGGTGATGTTAAAAGGAGGCGTAGCCACACACCTTCACCTAGAAGGCGACCGAGAGACATCTCTCCTAG GAAAAGACGTTCACCATCTCCTGGTGCACGCAGACGCCGTTCTCCTAGTCCTCTAAGGCGTCGCAGGTCCCCTTCACCACGACGAAG GTCTCCTTCCCCACCTCCCCGCAGACGGTCTCCATCCAACAGACGATATTCACCACCTATCCAGCGTCGCTACAGCCCCGTACCTCCTCAGAAGAGGAAATTCTCTAACTCTCCTCCTAGACGTGCTTCGCCAGTTCACAAACGCCGTCCTTCTAGATCTCCAAAACGCAGAAGTTCTCCCATTCAGCGGCGACGAACACCGCCCTCGTCTGCATCCCCACCCAGACACAGAAGAAGTCCCATGTCCTCTTCTGTTCGGCAAAGTCGAGATGCACGATCCCCTCCTGTAGCAGCAAATCGTCGCTCCCAGTCCCCTGCAAACCGCAGTCGCAGTGCTGTGAGGCAGTTCGAATCTGCCAACCAACGGAGACATTCTCCACACAGTGAAAAACCTATCCGAAGAGTCTCCCGCACCCCAGAGCTGGAAAACAAGAG ACTTTCTCCGAGCCCCCAGCCTTTTAGAAGAGTTTCCTCCAGATCTCGATCCTTTTCTCCACAACCAGCTGCTGCGAAGCACGCTGCTCCCACATCTGCCTCCCCCTCACCATCTCGATCAAACAGTGCATCTCCCCCACCGGCCAAGAAGGCAAGCAGTGGCTCTGGCAGCCATTCACCTAGCAAG AATTCAGATGTTGATGGCAGtgccaagaagaagaagaaaaagaaggaaaagaaacacaagaaggaCAAGAAACATAAGAAGCACAAGAAGCATAAGAAAGAGAGGAGCAGCAACGCAGCGAGTGGAGAGACCCAGCAGAACCAGGGTGGGGATGAAGATGGTGAATCAAGAAAG GAATCAGAGAGTGAAGTGGAGGATACGTTGGATGACCTTGAGAAACACCTTAGAGAGAAGGCTTTACGCTCCATGAGGAAGGCCCAGGTTTCACCCTCACAAATGTCCTAA